From the Salvelinus fontinalis isolate EN_2023a chromosome 21, ASM2944872v1, whole genome shotgun sequence genome, the window ATGTAGACACCAACAACATCGAGAAGGGACCCTCCCCATACAAATACTATGGAAAGATGGACGAGGGCATGTATGCTGGCAAGAAGGTGTCCGTCTACGACACCGGGCTCGGAAACGAGATTGAGAAGACGCTGACCGTGTTCAAGGTAcatttgtctctcctctgttagaATTCTCCATCTAAAACTCACAGGCATTATTTGCTTCCATTTAGTTGTAGGAATTGTCTCTAAACATCCTTCCATCACCTCTCTCCAGGCCCTGCAGGTGCATGATTTGATGGAAGAGGACACCAGCACCCCCGAGGTGGAGAGCCAGGGTTTGGATGTCTCCAGCGGGACAGCCGAGGAGCCCAGCCTGCGCCAAGCGCACGTCGATGAAGCCAGACAGGACACCGGTCCCTCTGAGAGCCCCGAGAGCCAGGGAGCTGAGAgcctggaggaggaagaggcagagagtgCCAGCGCTAGCGCCAGTGATGCGACAAGTGAGAGCACCAGTAGCGCTAGCAGCGACGGCACCAGCGAGAGCACCAGCGCCAGTGATGAGACtgacagcagcaacagcagtgaGGAGGCTACAGCCACGCCCGGGGCAGCAGACAGCGACGAGAGCCAGGAGAGTGACAGCAACTCAGCTGAGGAGGCGGCCACAGAGGCTACCATAGATACCGACGCTCCCGTTGTCATAGTTGCCTAGTAAAGGCCTGTCTCTCTCATCCTGCTGCTGTCGACAGTGAAGAATGCTACCAGGACCAGGACGGTGCTCTATGACCCTACATTAGGAGGTCAGAACAGAGAGAATAACAA encodes:
- the spp1 gene encoding osteopontin, whose product is MKAAIVFVLLFATALCRPVKRSSSSSSESSEEVVKPAPVLQKALVELTQVASVQNVGAGTASDESSDEDETEGADPTSDPTVDSTSSTDSADSDESKDSTGSTDSDDTEESESGEADTTAAPPTSEPTVEPTLAPTEAPIYDDGRGDSMGYPGDYKKSIYVDTNNIEKGPSPYKYYGKMDEGMYAGKKVSVYDTGLGNEIEKTLTVFKALQVHDLMEEDTSTPEVESQGLDVSSGTAEEPSLRQAHVDEARQDTGPSESPESQGAESLEEEEAESASASASDATSESTSSASSDGTSESTSASDETDSSNSSEEATATPGAADSDESQESDSNSAEEAATEATIDTDAPVVIVA